DNA sequence from the Flavobacteriales bacterium genome:
TTTTGCTGATTTTTAAATTCCGATATTTTCGCAGAAAGTTGGGTCTGATTCTTTTTAAAATCAACAAAAAAGTCATTGAGCAAACTGGCATTGGAATTCAAAATTTTTGCCTTTTCAAAACTGGGAGTAGGTTCATCCTCTCCGCCACAAGAAAATAGGAACACAGTAAGTAATAAAAAAAGATAATTTCGCATGGGTTTAAAACATTAAAGCGATTCAACAAAAGACAATAAAGCAACTCGATCTGTTTTACTAAGATTCATGAATTTTTCCTTTGGTTTTTCGGCTTCTCCACCGTGCCAAAGAATGGCTTCTTGAATATTTCTGGCTCTACCATCATGCAAAAGTAAGGAATGCCCATTCACGGTAGGAATTAATCCAATTCCCCAAAGTGGTTGAGTTCTCCATTCTTTTCCATTGGCTTTAAAATCTGGTCGATTATCTGCCAAACCTGCTCCCATGTCATGTAAAAGCAAATCGGTATAAGGTTTTATTTTGATGTCTTGCAAAACCGAAATCTTGTGGTTTGAGGTGGTAAAATTGTCTTTATGGCAACCTACACAATTGAGTTCAGCAAAGAGTTTTTTTCCTCTTTGTACTTTTTCGTCCTTGTAGTTTCTTCTTTGTGGTACGGCAAGTGTAGATGAATAAAGAATGGTTTGTTCTGCAAAATTATTATTGAGTTCAGGGTTTCCGCCTTCGGTAGCGTTTTGGCAATCTGTTTGACCGTCTGCACAGTTTTGATCAGGGTTGAGGTAGGAAGTAATTCCTATATCTCCTAAAAAAGCACCGAGTACTTGTTCTTCCATACTGGGCATATTGGATTTCCATCCAAATCTTCCGATTACTTCTTGTTTTTTACTTTTGCTCCAAACATAATTGGGTCTTCCCGAAATTCCATCTTTATCAAGATCATTAGGGTCGGCATTTTTTAGTAAATCGTCATCTGAAATAGCTTCCAGTAATCCCAATCCGATCATTTGCTGACCTACTCTACCTGAGGTCATCATATCGGTAGGGAAAGGACCATATTTTAAATCAGAAAATTGATATTCTGGTTTTCTTAGCGAATATTTTTCCCCATCAGGAAATGCTCCTAACACTTCTTTCCAGATAATTTCGAATTTTGCTTCTACGGGGACTCCGTTTATTGCCATATCTTGTAACTGTCCACCATAGTGTGGTACTGGTTTAGGCGAACCATTAGCAGTAGATCCTGGAACTGAGAGTCTGATTAAAAAACCCGTTTCTTTTTCTCCTTTGTGTAATGGAGGTCTTCCTCGTCCATCTTTAAAATGACAAGCTCCACAAGAACGGGCATTAAACAAAGGCCCTAAACCATCTCTGGCAGTAGTTGCGGCTGGAGCCGAAACCCAGTTATCTCTAAAAGCTGAATTTCCGACAAAGAAATTCAACTCATCCATTCCTGTTAGTTGAGGTATAGGATTTCCAAAGGCGTTTTGAGATTCATCTACAATAGTTGTTTTACCCGCCAAAAGATGTTCATCATTAGGCAAAGGTTCCACTATTGGTTCATCATCTGCACAAGACACAAAAAGCAGTGAGGAAAATATCCCCACTGCTATTTTTGTCAAATTGATATTTGAAATCATATATTTAGTCTTCTAATTCAGCAGTAAAGCTAATTCCAATTTTACTTGCAGATTCTACAAATAAATCTCCCAGTTCTTGTAAAGAAATAACGGCATCTGTAACTATTTTATTTCCAGAAGGATTTGAAGCAGAAATCAATTTATCAAATGGCTTATTAGCGTCAATTGCATTAACTAAGGTTCTGGTATTTGCTAAATGATTATCCACCTTTTTTCTAAGATCTGCATCTTTTTCGGCTACTAAATCTGCAATAGATTTTCCTTTTACACTCTTGTATGTTCCATTCCAAACATTGGCAA
Encoded proteins:
- a CDS encoding thiol oxidoreductase — its product is MISNINLTKIAVGIFSSLLFVSCADDEPIVEPLPNDEHLLAGKTTIVDESQNAFGNPIPQLTGMDELNFFVGNSAFRDNWVSAPAATTARDGLGPLFNARSCGACHFKDGRGRPPLHKGEKETGFLIRLSVPGSTANGSPKPVPHYGGQLQDMAINGVPVEAKFEIIWKEVLGAFPDGEKYSLRKPEYQFSDLKYGPFPTDMMTSGRVGQQMIGLGLLEAISDDDLLKNADPNDLDKDGISGRPNYVWSKSKKQEVIGRFGWKSNMPSMEEQVLGAFLGDIGITSYLNPDQNCADGQTDCQNATEGGNPELNNNFAEQTILYSSTLAVPQRRNYKDEKVQRGKKLFAELNCVGCHKDNFTTSNHKISVLQDIKIKPYTDLLLHDMGAGLADNRPDFKANGKEWRTQPLWGIGLIPTVNGHSLLLHDGRARNIQEAILWHGGEAEKPKEKFMNLSKTDRVALLSFVESL